A segment of the Candidatus Cetobacterium colombiensis genome:
AAACATTTTATTTTATGGATTAAAAATATAAATTCTCTTTTTTTCAGTTGCAATATTATCCACGTGAATATAACCTTTTTTTAAAGTTATATTTGGATTTTCCATTCTAGTTATTGTGTTATATCTTTCAGGATTATTAATAATAAGACTAGAGATCTCTTTCATATCTTTTCCAGGAACTTCAAAATCTACTGCTCTTCCTAAAACATGAGCACTCAGATAAAGTCTATCTCTTTTAACACTGTTTTTTACAATTTCATCTAGTGTTGTTCTCAGTCCTCTTTGAGTTATGCCAACTTTTGGACGATTGACTAAAATAGGAACTTTTAAATCTTCTCTAAGGGTATCTAAGAAAATTAAAATATCTGTGGATATATATTTTATAGCAGCATCTCCATGGATATTATAAACACTTGGAGAAACAAGTTCAATGGCTTTGAAGTATTTGCATTTATACATGAAACCTCCTTTTAGTATGAAATTTGACAAAAAAGGGAGAAAGCCTCTGGGGGGGATAGAGGCTTTCGGGGGGATTAAATTATACTTTTACTTTTAACACTTATAACATTTAGACCACAAGTTTCTAAAAAAAGTTTTATTTTTTGTTAGAAAATTTTAAAAAAAAATCAAATGATAAATTTCAGATAAAAATCTAGTGAAAAAATATAAAGATTTAAAGGCACAAAACTAAAGAAACCACTCCAGCGAAAAAAGCCTTAAAGAAAGCTTTTAAGTCCCAAAAAGTTCTTGAGCAAATCGTTTTTAGCATTAATTTTTTTTAAAAAATTAATGCTCTTTAAAACTCAGCTCAAGAACTTTTTATCTTTTTTAGTGTTTTGTAGGAGGTTAGGTCATGAAAAAAATATTGGATTCTTTAGGATTTAAAAGTGTTGGAGCTTTGAGAAAAGCTGTAAAAAATGGTGATGAAAATGCCTTAGAGTTTTTACACCTTATGGAGGAGTTTTTAAAAGGTGGAATAAAATCCCAAGATATAACTGTTAGAGGGAAAGCAGATTTTATAAATTATTTAAATTTACAAATGGGGTATTTAAAACATGAAGAGTTTAAAGCGGTGTTTCTAAATAGTAGTAACCAAATTGTTTTAAATGAAACTTTGTTCTGTGGAACAATAGACCGAAGTGTAGTTTACCCAAGATTGATAATAGAAAAGGCAATCCTATCTGGTGCTAAGGGAGTTATATTTGTACATAACCATCCAAGTGGTAATTTAACACCATCTAAAAAAGATATTGAACTTACTTTAGAAATGCAGGAACTTCTTGACAAGGTAGATGTGAAACTACTGGATCATTATATAGTTTCAGAAACAGAAAACTTTAGTTTTTATGAAAATGGTTTAATTGATTATTTATAAAGCTTGGGGGACATCCCCCAAGCTGTTTTAAAAAAATGGAGGTGTAGCATGAAAAAATTTGATATTATGAAAAACATTAGAAGAGAGATGAGATTAAAAAATTTAAGTGATGGCAGAGTTGCCAAAAAGATTGGAGTTAGTGAAATTGAAATGACAGAATTTTTCTTAGAAAGAAATGTCAACCTAGAGTTATTGGAAAAAGTAATTGAGGTAGTTTTTGAAAGTTACGAGTTCCAGTACTCTTTTAAAGAAAACCCACTAAAAAAATTTAGCACTAAAGAGTTGCTGCAGGAACTAATGAGAAGAGAGAAGTAATTAAAAAACCTGGGATTTTAATCACTAATTTCCAACATAAGTGTTCTATATTAGTTGTAAATGGAAGTTTTTTTTTAAAAAAATAGAAAAATTTCTAATAGATAATGTTTAAATAAAATGTTAGAATAAAAAAGGTATTTCTTATTATTAAGTAATAAAAATAATCTAATAGAAATAAAATACGATAGCAAAATAGCAAGATACTCATTCCTTTTTAAATTTAATAGTTGGTTTGAATCACTATTTTATAAAAAGAAGAGGGAGAGTATCTTTTTTTATGCAAAAAAATAGAAAGGAAAAATAATGAATAGATTTTCAAAAATAATGTTGTTTTTATCATCTTATATTCCTCTTTTTTTAATAATGTCTATAAGATTTTGGAATTCTTTTAAGATGGTTATGATTTTAATATTAATTACTTGTTTTATTTCATTATTTATTTTACTTCTAACTATAAAATGTAAAGCTAAATTTATAGGAATGACGTTGAATGTAAAAGAGTATAAAATATTAAGAAATAATGAATTGATTGGATACTTAGGATCTTATCTTCTTCCAGTAGTTTCAGTTTCCATGGGAGAGTCTCAGATAAAGAATTTATTTGTGTGGATTATACTTATTTCTCTTGGTGGTATAGTTTATATCTTTAATAATCTTTTCTATCTTAATCCACTACTCAATATTTTTGGATATAAAATTTATAATTTTGAAAGTAATGAAGAAGAATTTATTTTTATAACAAAGAAGTCTTTTTCTCATCTGAAGAGTGGAGAAAAACTTGGGAGAATTAGACTACATGATAATATATTTTTTGAAGGAGAATTATAATGGCAGTTTTATATTTTATTGTAAGAAAAATAAAGTCTAAAGAAATCTTACTTTTTTCTAGTGAGATTTCAAAAGAAGTTTTCATGGAGATGTCTAAAAATTTAGAAAAGATATTAGAATCATCAGATAAAAAAGAAAAAATTATCTATTCTCCGGCAAAAATTCAAGGAGATACTATAGAAATTATTGATTTTTTTAAAGTTAAAAATTATGAACAATTTTCTAAAATTTTAAAGAATATTCCAGGTCCGAGTATAAGCGAGATTATGGATTCTTCAGATTCTCTTAAATCAGATTATGAAATGTGGGGATATTGCTATGTTTCAGAAATAGATGGAAAGAAACGACTTTTCTTTAAGAAGTATAAAAGTCAATCTCTCCTTAAAACTAATTGCTTAAGAATGATCTTTAGCAACGGTCATTTTACTTCTGTCAACAAGTCAATTTTTACTTTAGATTACGATGTAGATTGCTTTATGGAAAATGGGGTTCTCTATATTTTAAAAAAGAATAACTTTGAACTACTTTTTGATTTTCACGAAGAGATTGCGGAGATTTCAAAAAAAGGTTATCAAATTATAAAAAACGAGATTAAAATAGAATGTGATGGTTTTGAAAAATGGTGCGAACAGGGAGGAACTGTTGCAAGAAAGCTAG
Coding sequences within it:
- a CDS encoding JAB domain-containing protein — its product is MKKILDSLGFKSVGALRKAVKNGDENALEFLHLMEEFLKGGIKSQDITVRGKADFINYLNLQMGYLKHEEFKAVFLNSSNQIVLNETLFCGTIDRSVVYPRLIIEKAILSGAKGVIFVHNHPSGNLTPSKKDIELTLEMQELLDKVDVKLLDHYIVSETENFSFYENGLIDYL
- a CDS encoding Kiwa anti-phage protein KwaB-like domain-containing protein, with product MAVLYFIVRKIKSKEILLFSSEISKEVFMEMSKNLEKILESSDKKEKIIYSPAKIQGDTIEIIDFFKVKNYEQFSKILKNIPGPSISEIMDSSDSLKSDYEMWGYCYVSEIDGKKRLFFKKYKSQSLLKTNCLRMIFSNGHFTSVNKSIFTLDYDVDCFMENGVLYILKKNNFELLFDFHEEIAEISKKGYQIIKNEIKIECDGFEKWCEQGGTVARKLASIYLNKHYEKMKHDKISEIIEMHNLKIKYNFYKKSIAFDSLSKSRIEYWEILKLFDDDYLHSYLTNNLYESENKN